One window of Bacillus sp. FJAT-45350 genomic DNA carries:
- a CDS encoding long-chain-fatty-acid--CoA ligase, translating to MTITIEKRWLGSYPESVPTTLQYPERTLHSYLKEAAEESPEKSALHFIGKEVSFGELYASAKKFANQLQEIGVKKGDRVAIMLANCPQAVISYYGVLMAGAIAVQTNPLYVERELEHQLVDSQAKVIVCLDLVYPRVAKVRNKTELTHVIVTGIKDYLPFPKNLIYPFIQKKQTGIKVEITYDNKTLPFMNFLKEGSDSEPSVSVSPKEDLALLQYTGGTTGPAKGVMLTHYNLVVNTTQCLNWMYKMEKGKEKILAALPFFHVYGMTTAMNVAIMYHSQLIILPKFDPKDVLKTIQKQRITLFPGAPTMYIALINNPNIHDYDLSSIKACISGAAPLPLEVQQKFEELSGGRLVEGYGLTETSPVAVANPIWDRRKSGSIGIPWPDTEVAVLSQETGELAEPHEVGEIVIRGPQVMKGYWNRPEENAACFKEDWFVTGDMGYMDEEGYFYIVDRKKDMIIAGGFNIYPREVEEVLFEHEGIQEAVVLGVPDEYRGETVKAYIVRKEGSHVTEKEIEAFCRKNLAAFKVPRIYEFRDELPKTLVGKVLRRVLVEEEKRKYTEVEEKESS from the coding sequence TTGACGATTACTATTGAAAAAAGGTGGTTAGGCAGTTATCCAGAATCAGTACCGACAACTTTACAATATCCTGAACGTACATTGCATTCGTATTTAAAGGAAGCTGCTGAAGAAAGTCCTGAGAAGTCTGCGCTTCATTTCATAGGGAAAGAAGTATCTTTTGGAGAGCTATATGCGTCAGCAAAGAAGTTTGCTAATCAGTTGCAAGAAATTGGAGTAAAAAAAGGTGATAGAGTTGCAATTATGTTAGCTAATTGCCCGCAAGCAGTGATTTCTTATTATGGAGTACTAATGGCTGGGGCAATTGCTGTTCAAACGAATCCCCTTTATGTTGAAAGAGAATTAGAGCACCAATTAGTTGATTCACAGGCAAAAGTTATTGTTTGTTTGGATTTAGTTTATCCGAGAGTTGCAAAGGTCCGGAATAAGACAGAATTAACTCATGTTATCGTCACCGGTATTAAAGACTATTTACCATTTCCAAAAAACCTTATCTATCCATTTATCCAGAAAAAGCAAACAGGAATTAAAGTTGAAATCACATATGATAACAAGACACTTCCGTTTATGAACTTTTTAAAAGAAGGTAGTGATAGTGAGCCTTCAGTGTCAGTGTCGCCTAAAGAAGATCTTGCACTTCTTCAATATACAGGTGGTACGACAGGCCCTGCAAAAGGTGTTATGCTCACTCATTACAATTTAGTTGTTAATACAACACAGTGTTTAAACTGGATGTACAAAATGGAGAAGGGGAAGGAAAAGATACTTGCCGCGCTCCCATTCTTCCATGTGTATGGAATGACAACAGCGATGAATGTAGCTATTATGTATCATTCTCAGCTAATTATCTTACCGAAATTTGATCCAAAAGATGTACTAAAAACTATACAGAAACAAAGAATTACCCTGTTTCCAGGTGCACCAACGATGTATATTGCATTAATTAATAATCCTAACATTCATGATTATGATTTATCTTCTATTAAGGCATGTATTAGTGGAGCAGCTCCTTTGCCATTAGAAGTACAACAGAAGTTTGAAGAGCTATCAGGTGGAAGGTTAGTAGAAGGGTATGGATTAACTGAAACTTCTCCTGTAGCAGTTGCGAATCCAATTTGGGATAGACGAAAATCAGGTAGTATTGGTATTCCATGGCCGGATACTGAAGTCGCGGTTTTATCACAGGAAACAGGTGAACTTGCTGAGCCTCATGAAGTTGGAGAAATAGTGATTCGAGGGCCACAGGTTATGAAAGGATACTGGAATCGTCCTGAAGAGAATGCCGCATGTTTCAAAGAAGACTGGTTTGTTACCGGTGATATGGGTTATATGGACGAAGAAGGATATTTCTATATTGTGGATAGGAAGAAAGATATGATTATTGCAGGAGGATTTAATATTTATCCGAGGGAAGTAGAAGAAGTTCTCTTTGAACATGAAGGTATTCAAGAGGCTGTCGTCCTCGGTGTGCCAGATGAGTACCGTGGAGAAACTGTGAAGGCATATATCGTACGCAAAGAGGGTTCTCATGTTACTGAAAAAGAAATCGAAGCTTTTTGTAGAAAGAATTTAGCAGCTTTCAAAGTACCAAGAATATATGAGTTCCGTGATGAATTACCAAAAACATTGGTAGGAAAAGTGTTACGTAGAGTATTAGTAGAAGAGGAAAAGAGAAAGTATACAGAAGTAGAGGAGAAAGAAAGCAGTTAA